aatcacaggcagcgcttggtccattcattgaataaaacaagttatactgaatctatgCCCAGAAAACTGTGTATACATCTGCTCATCTCCTCCATGCTGCCCACAGGTTGGACTGCATGTAcaatatgacaggttccctttaagaatccCCTTGTAGTTCAGAATACTGAGGTTGCGTTTTTACTTTATAATTCTCATACAAAACTGTCAGTCTTGAGATTTTGTATCGAAAATACAATTTATAAAAATACACATCCTGCATGAACATGTGGCTCTATACAGGAGAGTTCTGAGAAGTTTTCATTACATAAAACATTTTATCAACATTACAAACATGAATGTTTCTGTGAACTTATTGAAAAAGTTTAACATTTGTAATTGCACTCTGGGATATAATCCCTTAAGTAAACTGAAAAATTCAGCTACAACTCGTAAATTGCTCTTTGGAGAGCTTGAAAGTCATTTAAATTCTGGCTGGAAACAAAGCTAAACACAATTTCTGCAAACTTTTATGATTACCCTCTGAACCAAGCACCTTGACTTCAATCTGGAAATTGTGTAAGTTTATTATGAGAAGAAATAACACATGTCTAAATAATTCTCTATTCATGTAAAGGACAATGTCACTTACAGACATTCTATGAGAACAGGTGAGCATAATAACTAGAGTGTAATAATAAAATGCTACAGTTGACTGTGATGTGTGTTTTCTATGTAACTGTGATTAGGTATTCATGATAGATTGTTTCCATTTATTGCACTTTTCTATGAAAATGATTATACAGAGCAAAACGGCAGTGTGATAATTGTGGTCATAATAGAAGTTAAATATGCATATAAATCATTACCAATAAGAAATATAACCATGTACTTGGGTGATCATCACAACATCACCAATAATATCTCCACTATGTACTTTAATCTACAGAATCCTGGTGTTGGCATGAAAATGTGGAACTACACAAAAGTTGAGGAATTCATTCTTCTTGGACTTACCAGCCTGCCAGATATTAAGATAATCTTGTTTGTGATATTTTTTccatgttacattatatcattaAAAGGTAACATAGCCATTATTCTTATCAGTAGATTAAGCTCCCGGCTTCACACCCCTATGTATTTCTTCTTGAGTCATTTGTCATTTTTGGACATCTGGCACACATCAATCATAGTTCCTCTAATGCTCATACACTTTTTGTCACTAAGAAAAAGCATATCTTTTAATGGTTGTGTCACTCAGATGTTTATTCATCTCTCTCTAGGAGGGACAGAGTGCTATCTGTTGTTATCAATGGCCTACGACCGGTATGTGGCTATATGTAGTCCATTACATTACACTACTATTATGCATCCCGTCTTGTGCATTAAGATGGCAACTGGTTCCTGGGCTGGCGGCATAATAAACTCAATTGTACACACCGTCTTTGCATTGCAGTTGCCGTTTTGTGGTCCTAATGTACTTAATCACTTTTTCTGTGAGATCCCATCAGTCCTGGAGCTAGCCTGTGCAGATACATCTCTTAATAAGACTGTTATTTTcttctttgctatttttgtggtGATGGGTCCATTCTTCCTCATCCTCATTACATATGGTTATATCATTTCCAGCATACTGAAGATCAGCACATCTGTGGGGCGGAGGAAGGCTTTCTCCACCTGTGCTTCACACATTATAGTTGTATCCCTCTTTTATGGTACAATCATATTTATGTATATGAGACCAGGATCAAGTCATGTAGCAAACCAAGACAAAATGGCCTCCTTGTTCTATAGTGTTATAGCCCCAATGCTGAATCCTTTGATATACACTTTGAGGAACAAGGATGTGATAGGAGCATTTGCGGACATCAGAAGGAAAACAGTTGTGTCAGATAAAGGATATGGACATTGATTCTTTGACGCATGTATTgtttagatggaaaaaaaaatgttagctgGGGGAAATATTTACTGTTCTGCCTTTCAGTCTGACTTTGCATATTTGTAATACATCAGGAGTCAAGGAAGCCTTTCTAGTACATATTATTTATATCTCAAAAAATAACATTGATGTACAACATTTACAAAACTGGTGTCTTTGAAAATTTGAGTATTATCTAACAACTATGAAATAAacggtgattcaaaagtcagagcCATCTGAAATATCTTCTGAATAAAAGAGATACAATTAGCAAACTTTATAGAACACATAGATGGGTGGGGAAAACCTTTTTGGTACTATACTGGTGCCTGTTGGCCATCGTGGTAGCAGGCATCTTAAATTTAGCCCAAGAAAGTTCTATGGAAAGGCAGTCATGCAATATATGATTaaagggtagaatttcatcagaaattgacaagtgccaacattttttttcaatacctgtaatcattttcaagttatggatgatgtcaagTTGAGTATTAATAAGGTTACGCTCAATgatgtggtatggaaaacacttATCCCATGTTTTTTCAGGTACCAGATAATTGctgttaacaatccaggacagaattaaAATTATTCTGATGGGCAGTAACAGATGTTCACGTGAGGTACCTGAGTgattcaatcaagaacacccaggaagaaAGCCAGTGAGCGCCCATGAACTGTCAGGAAACTGGTTCAGCAGTTCAGGGAAATTGGTAGTCTCCAGGAAAAACCAAGAACTGGTCTTGCAAGCAGTGTTTCTAGTCCTCAGATGTTGACGACCATGCTGGCTGTTTTCACAAAAAGTACACAGAAAAGCACAGGAGACTGACATTGGAGCATAGTGTAAGTTTATCAACTGTCATAAGGATCCTCAAGACACGAGTGGCACTCATACAAATTGCAGCTGCAAAAGAAGCATGAAGATGATAAACACTTGGAATTCTGTCAGTGGGCATTACAAATGTGTGAACAAGATGCATGGTTCGCAAGTTCTTTCTTACACAGCTGTCCACACCTGAGGTTCAGAAACACTACTCAGACAAGCAGTTCTCGGTTTTTCCTGGACGctaccagtttccctgaacttctgaaaAAGTTTACTGACAGTTCGTGGACTCACTGGCTTTCCTCCTGGGTGTCCTTGATTGAACGCCTCGGCCACCTTatgtgaacttctgttaccgaccatcaggaTAATGtcagttctgtcctggattgttaaccgCATCTTCTGGTCCCTGAAAAGACAtgtgattagtgttttccataccacatatTTCAACATAACAATTTTATTAATACCCAACATGACATCATGCATAATTTGAAAATGGTTGCtggtattgaaaaaatgactgcaccAATCAATTTCTCATGAAATTCTATCCTAAATCACATTGCCCATTATCCCCTTTATATGGAGGTTTCTTGGGCTAAATCCAAGATGGCCGCGACCAGGATGGCCGACAGGCACCACTATAGTACCAAAACATCCTCTCCCCATCTacgtgttctacaaagtttctcaCTTCTATCTGTTTTCGTTCAGAAGATATTCCGGATGGCTTACACCCCTCACAGTAAAATTCATGATGACTTTCACACTTGTTGGGGAAGAAACAGGTGTCGACTCTCATCCCTGTTGAGCTTGGATACCTCTTCCTTAACCCCTAACTCGAGTGTAGGGACAGCCCTGAGCTGGGGGTTCTCTAGATGGTTCTCTCTGCTGCTCCAGGGGCTGACTGTTATTATTAGTTGCAGTTGAATTTGATGCCACTTGTAAGAGGAGATCCCCACATTGAGTTTTTGGACCACTTCAGCCAAGTATCTTGCAGATCAGTGGGGCCTCACCGCTGAGATCCCTGCTAATCTTGAGAATGGGAGTCCCATGTCCGCTCGTCTTCCAGATTGTGGAGTTACTGCTTCtcccacaatgaggaggagactgaatggattgCTGGTTACTGTCAATAGGACTGCTGAGATACTCGAGCAGAACATCTGCTTGGGTATTTACGTCAGCCTTATTGAAATCagcagcactccattcacagttaTGTCAATGCGGGGGAAGAAGTATTCCCACAGTGGGGATCAACAGGGGTCTCAGCAATTATCCCCTATTCTTTATTTTGCAATGTTGGCACAATGCCTTTACTATGAATATTATTAAAATCCAAAAGgattgtttgttatttttatgaTTTACAGTGATAGTCTAATGATTATATGATGATCCCCATCAAGCAGCTTAGGATGGTGGGGTCAAGGGAAAAAAGTGCATGGGGTGAAACGTGTAACCACATTAGTGGAAATAGTGGCTTGCGGTTGTCTTCACAGCTGGATGAAATGAgattcacacatatatatatatatatatatatatatatatatatatacacatatattaaaATTGCAACACATGCTTCATTCAGGCTTTAGTGCTTAAAACAGTAAGTAAGCTGCAAAAAACCTCCAtgaactgttattttttttttttaattaacataaAGGAGTATTTTCCCTTCTCGGGAATCCTattcaatgtgttcaaaatcacaaaacaatgtACTCGCCCATaacatgtttatttccaaaatgctctgttctccAAATATTACAGTTACTGATTCCTCTGTCCTCTGCCCATTGCCAGAGAAACAGACCACCTCTACTATGGAAAGGAAAAGCATGGAACACAGTACTAGCCATTGTCCAGGCTGAAAGCTAAGGCACATGTGCTGCTGAGATTACAGTCAAAACATTAAGATGAAAGAAGTGCGCAAGCATTGACTTCCTCTGCGATTTCTTTCCATAAAGGAGGGgatctgtttccctggcaacgagcagtaaacagccagaggaatcaatatctgcaatatatggagaacagagcatttTGAAATTAACATCTTATGGGTAAGAGCACTATTTTGCCATTTCAAagacattgaaataggattcctgagatgggaatacccctttaaccccttagtgaccacccatatgtgttttcacgttttaggtgtctgggctttaatctacagggctgtAAAAATACACCGACCCTGAAGACTAAAGCCCCTGgggtctgtgtgtgtgacatcTTCCTGCTATTGGCTGCTGGAGGTCGCCGAGAGGCTGAAATTGTCATTGGTGGCCGTGGTTTGTGGCTCGCAGTCACGCAATCGCTGTTATACAACGGATAATGgcaatcgcataaaagtaaaaaaaaggttttaaaaaattaacGTTTCATTTCCCCACacagatcggatccataaggagagctaaaactactcacctccggcCTCTGAGATGTCCTGTGGTGATCTGGTCCTGCAAGGACCTGGcaccggcttctgtgcatgcgccaaggGCGAAATGTCAGGTGCCTGCACAGAAGGCCGGACTCCCCggaaagattttaaatttccctgctcccggctaacaaaggtagccgagagcaaggagaccTCACTGGGGCTGCAGTATGTAAAGttagtttaatctcccctcattgatcatatccgtgaagggagatgaaattacttacctacgGCTCTCGGATTTGTCCCCCGACGGGTTCTTTATCTGCGGGCCTTTTCCCGGCTTCTCTGCATGTGCCCATTGGCAAAATGGTGGACATATGTGCAAAAGCCGAGGATTGCCCAGtaagtttaaaatctccctgctcttgccTACCAAAtgcagccaagagcctggagatttcacggggaggcacagtatgcggtccctggtcacatgatcaccgttattcaAAGGTGtcatgaaaaaaattacattttatttatttttcacatactttcttataatttttgcaaaaaactgtgggtTCAGAATGCTCAGCACATGCCTAGATAAATAGGCTAAGGGTCAAGATATCAATATTGGGTCACTTGTGAAGGGCGTTCTATCATgttggcagcttgatggctctacaagtgagcaatcgggcctggaatttattcagttgtgccctgaaagccgaagggtgttccctgcattacaggcctagccatgtgttcaTTAAGCAGacagggctacaatgggtatggttctgaatacaggacaaatgggggtatccattttggggtgtaagtcttcattcattcattcattggtgctgtaaaaaaaaacttcttaaaatgacacaattgccaaaaaaatgaaaatcgtaattttttccttctgctttaattagattcattcaaaaaatgtggggtcaaaatacacagtacaacccaagatgaattcattaaagggtctaattttcaaaatggggtcatttatgggggttctctattgttttggcagttCAAatgctctacaagtgtacaatggggcctggaacaCCTTCAAGCAATATGTCTGCTccaaaagccactggctgctcttttagttttgggcccctttgtgcatacagacataagaatagggccacaatAGTTACGTTTTTGAACAcatgacaaacagaggtatccattttaaggtgaaaatcctcattttcatgagcactatagaaaaaaagtacctgtctttaaaatgacatatttgcaaaaatatgaaattttattttttctcctctaagttGCATTGCAACTCctgaaaaaataaaatctcagtcaaaatactcatgacaccttatattaaggggtgtatttcttaaatggggtcatttgtggggtatctatcattttgacacctatgagcaaTTTTGGCTTTGTTTAGGAaagcaaaatgttcctcaaaaagttaatattaaatttgtacgtctcctaaatggttaaaaaaactaaagtttttcaaatgtgcctccaggataaagtaaacagatggaaatatatatcttatcaaaaatgtgtacagtatgtatgcacatatttgagatattgcaattgaaaatgtgaaaaaattaaatttttttcaaaatttccataattttggcgcttttaataaatattcacaaattctattggtctatttttaccacctaagggcgcccacccactggcgtttgcgattttcgtgcgtgaaaaacgcagcgtttttcgcggcgttttttgccgcgttttcgcagcgtcttcgcggcttttccattaatttccattgactttcatgggtgcattaggagaaaaataaggacacatatgcaactgacagttcctatgttaaaaatcgcaacgcaacgcaaaaaaaaacgccagtggacaggagtacattcaattctaattgctcttgagaaaaaacgcaaaacgcaaagaaaaaaaaatcgccagtgggtgggcgccctaaaagaagaacaatgtcagaatttcttggatatgcaaaacctttatggagtaattctatgttaaagtaccaCATGTCCAAaacttggcctggtcattaaggtgcaaacaggcttggtcactaaggggttaaccctttccaatccaatttgtatcctggttttcctagggggcttactctttttctgccattatacaacagcgttatctgctggctaaagccagtactgcatgaagtgacacgttggataggctccgacagcagagaagctggcaatatacagtaagagaaccctgacggacgtctgccaacatcagagctgtgcagcctgTCATGAAGTCATAATATCTTCagaggtcaaacagtggattggaaagggttaaattaaatatgtttacatttttttcctattacTTACAATAATTCACTGAGATTTTAT
The nucleotide sequence above comes from Eleutherodactylus coqui strain aEleCoq1 chromosome 2, aEleCoq1.hap1, whole genome shotgun sequence. Encoded proteins:
- the LOC136610109 gene encoding putative olfactory receptor 2B8, whose protein sequence is MKMWNYTKVEEFILLGLTSLPDIKIILFVIFFPCYIISLKGNIAIILISRLSSRLHTPMYFFLSHLSFLDIWHTSIIVPLMLIHFLSLRKSISFNGCVTQMFIHLSLGGTECYLLLSMAYDRYVAICSPLHYTTIMHPVLCIKMATGSWAGGIINSIVHTVFALQLPFCGPNVLNHFFCEIPSVLELACADTSLNKTVIFFFAIFVVMGPFFLILITYGYIISSILKISTSVGRRKAFSTCASHIIVVSLFYGTIIFMYMRPGSSHVANQDKMASLFYSVIAPMLNPLIYTLRNKDVIGAFADIRRKTVVSDKGYGH